The following coding sequences are from one Dermacentor andersoni chromosome 5, qqDerAnde1_hic_scaffold, whole genome shotgun sequence window:
- the LOC126531337 gene encoding uncharacterized protein, protein MDVRDVRASETFWREDLCSAFERHRNNAAVVLLLVADLIPQMMSSRRGLFVVFEGCDHTGKSTQVKLLAEALTGMGHKTEAIAFPKRTTATGKLLDAYLGKSANLDDHAVHLLFSANRWQEAETIREAVAQHRTVICDRYAYSGVAFTAAKSLDFTWCQQPDRGLPEPDVVLYMNAPPDVLDAREGFGNERYENAEFQAKVRANYDRLAALDSGSGRWVTIDAARSIEVVHSNILKVVLDVMSKELGDLGKLWCK, encoded by the coding sequence ATGGATGTACGAGACGTGCGCGCGAGTGAAACATTTTGGCGCGAGGACCTTTGTAGTGCATTTGAACGCCATAGAAACAACGCAGCTGTCGTTCTGTTGTTGGTTGCAGATTTGATCCCTCAAATGATGTCGAGCCGTCGGGGTCTGTTTGTTGTGTTCGAAGGATGTGATCATACAGGAAAAAGTACTCAAGTCAAGTTGCTAGCGGAGGCTTTGACGGGCATGGGCCACAAGACTGAAGCCATAGCTTTTCCCAAGCGCACCACCGCCACTGGCAAGCTGCTCGACGCTTACCTCGGAAAGAGCGCCAACCTCGACGACCACGCTGTTCACCTGCTGTTCTCCGCGAACCGCTGGCAGGAGGCCGAGACAATACGCGAAGCTGTCGCACAACACAGGACGGTAATTTGTGACCGTTATGCTTATTCTGGCGTCGCCTTCACGGCCGCCAAATCTCTCGATTTCACGTGGTGCCAGCAGCCCGACAGGGGACTGCCGGAGCCGGACGTTGTATTGTACATGAATGCACCGCCCGATGTGTTGGACGCTCGGGAGGGCTTCGGCAATGAACGTTACGAGAACGCCGAGTTCCAAGCCAAAGTACGGGCGAATTACGACCGTTTGGCCGCGCTCGATAGCGGTAGTGGTCGTTGGGTGACCATTGACGCGGCGCGAAGCATTGAAGTAGTTCACAGTAACATCCTCAAAGTTGTGCTAGATGTTATGTCCAAAGAACTAGGAGATCTGGGAAAGCTGTGGTGTAAATAA